DNA from Evansella sp. LMS18:
ATCTTCTTTCATCAGAAGCTTCATGACGTCCGCTACCGTCTGGAGCATTCCCCAGGGGCCATGCCTGTTTGGGCCTGGACGGAGCTGCATATAACCGATAACCTTCCGTTCGAAAAGAATCGCGTAGGTTACCGCCCCAAGGAGCACTGCCAGGGTGATAACCGCATACAGAATGATGTAAACGAGCTCCATTATGCGTCCACCTCCCCTAGTACTACGTCAAGGCTTCCGAAGATTGCTACCACATCCTGAATGGACGCCCCTACGAGGAGATCCTGTAAAATTGCCACGTTGACAAAAGACGGCCTGCGCAGCTTTACACGGTACGGCTTGGTTTTTCCATTGCTCACAACATAGACGCCAATCTCACCTTTTGAAGCCTCTGCCCTTGTGTATGCTTCACCTGCAGGCGGCTTGATCATCATGATTCTCGCGCCTTTTTTATGGATGATATCTCCCTCTGCGGGAATCTGGCTGCAAGCCTGTTCCACGATTTTTATCGATTCGCGTATTTCAGCAATCCTTACTAGATAGCGGGCATACGCATCCCCTTCTTCAGCTACAGGTACATCAAAATCAAATCTGTCGTAAATGGAATATGGTTCAGTTTTCCGCAGGTCGATATTCACACCGCTCGCCCTGGCAATCGGCCCGGATAAACCCCAGTCGATCACCTGCTCTTTCGTGAGTTTTCCAACACCTATCGTTCTGGACTGGAAGATCTCATTTCCTGTAACAAGCGTATTGAACATCTCAATACTTTCACTGATCTGCTTCACTGTTTCCTGGACTTTTTCGATCCAGCCCGCCGGAGCATCCCATTTTACGCCGCCAACACGCATGTAGTTAAAAGTCATTCTTGCCCCGCTGATCTCATTCAGCCTGTCGAGGACTATTTCTCTGTCCTTGAAGGCATAAAGAAACGGGCTCAATGCTCCAATATCGAGTAAATACGTCCCCCACCAGACGAGGTGGCTCGCTATCCTGTTGAGCTCCATCGTGATAACCCGCAAATATTCCGCCCGCTCAGGTATCTCCCAGCCCAGGAGTTTTTCCACCCCTGCACAGTAGACATAGTTGTTCGTCATGGCATTCAGGTAATCCAGCCTGTCTGTATATGGAATGAATTGTGTATAAATAAACCCTTCCGCAAGCTTTTCAGAGCCCCGGTGCAAATAGCCCATCACAGGTTCCGCTTTTGTAATTGTCTCACCGCTTACATGGAGCTTCAGCCTGAATACACCGTGTGTACTAGGGTGCTGCGGCCCCATATTAAGCACCATTTCTTCTGTTTTTATTGACATTCAAGCACCCCCTTCAGTCCAAGCCCAACGCTTTCTTGTCTGTTACGTAATCTTTCCGGAGCGGATGTCCTTCCCAGTCGTCAGCCAGCAGGATTCGTTTCATGTTTCTGTGGCCTGGAAATTCGATTCCCATCAGGTCATATATCTCCCGCTCCATATAGTCGCCCGCTTTCCATACCGGCTCAGATGAAGCGACAGCTGGCTCTTCCCGGGGCGTTTTCACTTTCACATATAAATAATGGTCCTTAACCGTAGAATATAAATTATAAATAACTTCCATATGTTCTGGATAATCGACACCTGTTACACAAGAAAGAAAATCAAACTGAAGCTCCTCATCATCCCGGAGCATTTTCGCAAGCTCTTCTGACCAGTGTCCTGTGTCGAGGATTATCATTGGCTGGCCAAAATTAAGAGAGGCCGGCCTTTCCGGTTTCGGTTCTTCCTTTTTCTTTCTTTTCGGTTTTTCTTCTTCCTCAGGGGGTTCTTCCGGAGGTTCAGGCTCCTCGTATGCAAGCACCTCTTCACCAAGGAAGCTGTGTACTTTCTCCGTTACTAAATCAAGAACTTCCTGGCTCATCCCTGAGTCACCTTCTCTCCTTTTGCTTCGCGCCGAATTTTTTCACGAAGCAGTTCCACCCCGTCGATCAGTGCTGGCGGTGTCGGAGGGCACCCTGGCACATAAATATCAACCGGGACAATTTTGTCCACGCCATTCAGAACACTGTAGGACTCTTTATAAGGACCGCCGCATGTAGCGCAGGATCCCATGGAAATAACCCATTTCGGTTCCGGCATCTGATCGTACAACGTACGGAGCACCGGCGCCATCTTTGCAGTTACTGTCCCAGCCACAATCATGACATCTGCATGGCGGGGGGAAGCACGGAAGATTACACCGAAACGGTCAAAATCATACCTCGAACCTCCTGTACTCATCATCTCGATTGCACAGCAGGCTAGTCCAAATGTGAGCGGCCACAGGGATCTGGTTCTGGACCAGGCTTTTAACTGCTCTACTTTAGTAAAAAATACACTTTTGTTTACATCTTCAAGAACACGGGGATCATACTGTTCTGTTTCTCTGAAACCTTTTAATTCCATTGCAGCACCTTCTTTTTCCAGGAATATGCAAGACCAAGAGCCAGGATAGCTATAAAAATCAATCCGCCGTTCAGCCCAACCCAGCCAAGCTCTCCTAAAGCGAGCGCCCAAGGGTATAAGAAAACGGTTTCAATATCAAATATCACAAATTCCAGGGCAACAAGATAATAGGCCACATGATATCTGACTTGTGCATCTCCTATCGGGTCAATCCCGCTCTCATACGTGGACAACTTCTTGTCATACGGATTATTAGGCCGCAACAGGCGTCCAAAAGTAAGAGCTCCCACTGGAAGCGCTACACCCAGCATTATAAACACGACGATATATATGTAATCGCTGTAAACTCCCAGATCCATATATTCACTCCCCTCCAATGCAAAAGCTTGATCTTCACTACAGTTAAATTATAGCAAAGTGAAATAATTAATACTATACTATTCTGAATTCTTAGATTTATTAACTTAAACACTATGTTAATAGTGTTAACTGAATATCTCCCCGTGTGAGGGGATTTCCTGCCTGCTTTAAATGGCGGCAGGAAACTTTTAATTTCCAATTAATTATTTTAATGTAATAGATTGAATAGAAATGAACAGATTATTCCTGGTTGTCTCTGTTACTATTTAATGACTCTGGCTGGGGAAATATGCCTTTTTTTGGATGAGGGGGCGGGGTTTGGTAAGATGGTTTGGGTGTGGCGGGTTGGGGGTTTGGTTAATATGGCTGGGGGTTTGTTAATATTGGGTTGGTTTTTTGTAATCTGGTGGGTTTATTAATATGGGGGGTGGTTTTTTGTGTAATCTGGTGGGTTTATTAATATGGGGGGTGGTTTTTTTGCGATTTTCGACTAAGGGATTAGCTTTCAATCAATGAAAAACTGGTTTCATGCATTTAGTTGCTGTTTTCGTTCATTAAATTACACTTCGAGAATGGAATGCCCGATTTCGAGAATGAGACCTGCAATTTCGAGAATTAAGTGCCCACTTTCGAGAATTAGGTTCAACTACGAGAATGGAACACCCGATTTCGAGAATTGATTCCCCTATTTCGAGAATTGACTGGCCATTTTCGAGAATTCAACTCCAGTTCGCAGATTGAACCTCCGTTTTCGCAGATTGATCCTCCTTTTTCGCAGGTTGGCAGCTCCATTTCGCTGGTTGCCATCCACTTCGCTGATTGGATACTTGATTTCGCAAATTGAACCTCCGTTTTCGCAGGTTGGCAGCCCGATTTCGCAAGTTGCCCTCCACTTCGATGATTAGACACTCAATTCCGCAGATAGAACCTCCGTTTTCGCAAGTGAACAACATAATTTCGCAGGTTACCAACCCAACCCCACAATAAAAACCTCCTCAAAAACAAAATTAACCAACTTCAACAAATAAAACCCCCGTATCGCCAGGCGATACGGGGGTTCCACATACTATTTTCCACCCATATTGGAGATTTCAAGACGGTTGATGGCGCGTTTCAGGGCCATTTCCGCACGTTTGAAATCCAGGTTATCTTTCTTAGCTTGTGCAAGGCGGCGTTCAGCACGTTCTTTCGCTGCCCGCGCTCTTGCTACGTCAATGTCTGACGGTAATTCAGCTGACTCAGCTAAAATATTCACTTCATCACGGCGAACTTCCATAAAACCGCCGCTGACAGCGATCAGCTGAACATTTGAATCAGCTTTGATACGCACAGCGCCAATAGCCAGTGGAGCAACTAACGGTAAGTGATTTGGAAGGATTCCAAGTTCACCTTCCGTGGTTTTCACGCTGACCATTTCCACCTGCCCATCGAATACGCTGCCATCAGGAGTGACGACATTCGCTTGCATCGTCTTCACGCGGTTCACCCTCCTTTACGAAGCGGCAACATCTTTCATGTTATGCCGTACAGCAGCTCTGAATCTTCCAGAGCTGACCGGGCCTCACAGTAAAGATGGTCGCTTCTTATTGCATTTGCTTCGCTTTCTCTACAACTTCTTCAATTGTTCCAACTAGACGGAATGCATCCTCAGGTAAGTCGTCATGCTTACCATCAATGATTTCCTTGAAGCCACGAATCGTTTCTTTAACAGGTACATAAGAACCTTTTTGACCCGTAAACTGCTCCGCCACGTGGAAGTTTTGAGAAAGGAAGAACTGAATACGACGGGCGCGGTGTACTGTAAGTTTATCTTCTTCAGATAACTCATCCATACCAAGGATGGCGATGATATCCTGAAGCTCTTTATATTTCTGTAGTGTAACCTGAACTTGACGGGCCACTTCATAGTGCTCATCGCCCACAATTTCAGGTGAAAGTGCACGGGAAGTAGACGCAAGTGGGTCCACCGCAGGGTAGATACCCATTTCAGAAAGCTTACGCTCAAGATTTGTAGTTGCGTCCAAGTGAGCGAAAGTTGTTGCTGGTGCCGGGTCAGTATAGTCATCGGCAGGTACGTAGATCGCCTGGATAGACGTTACGGAACCTTTCGTTGTAGAAGTAATTCGCTCCTGAAGCTGACCCATCTCAGTAGCAAGTGTCGGCTGGTAACCTACCGCGGAAGGCATACGTCCTAAGAGGGCAGATACCTCACCACCGGCCTGTGTGAAACGGAAGATGTTATCGATGAAGAGAAGTACGTCCGCGCCTTTTTCATCACGGAAGTGTTCTGCCATCGTAAGACCTGTAAGAGCAACACGCATACGCGCTCCTGGAGGCTCGTTCATCTGACCGAATACCATTGCAGTTTTATTGATAACCCCGGAGTCTTTCATCTCGAAGTAGAGGTCGTTACCTTCACGGGTACGCTCCCCTACACCGGCGAATACAGAAATACCGCCGTGCTCCTGGGCGATGTTGTTAATAAGCTCCTGGATCAAAACTGTTTTACCTACACCGGCTCCACCGAACAATCCGATTTTACCACCCTTAACGTAAGGGGCGAGCAGGTCAACAACCTTAATACCAGTTTCAAGAATTTCAGTCTGTGTAGAAAGCTCATCGTACGCAGGTGCTTCGCGGTGAATCGGGTCGCGGGGCACATCTGCTCCGACAGGCTCGTCAAGGTCAATGTTTTCGCCTAAAACGTTAAATACACGTCCGAGGGTAGCATCACCAACTGGAACAGAAATAGACTTTCCAGTATCCAATACCTCCATTCCGCGAACAATACCATCTGTTGATGCCATTGCGATCGTACGGACAGTGTCATCACCGAGGTGAAGTGCCACTTCTAAGGTAAGGTCAACGTCTACTTCACCAGAGGACTGGGCTGTATGTTGCACTTTTAATGCGTTATATATTTCAGGTAATTCGCCGCGGTTGAACTGAACGTCTACAACCGGACCCATTACTTGAGTGACGCGTCCTTTATTCATGTTCTTTCCTCCTTGCTTCCTAAATGCCTCTCGCTCTTTGCGGGGCGGTTCATCATTTCCCGGGGAATTTCTATGTAAATCCCCATTATATGACAGAATTCACTATTCGAGGGCAGCTGCACCGCCGACGATTTCGTTGATTTCCTGTGTAATTGCCGCCTGACGTGCACGGTTGTACTTTAACGTCAGTTCATCGATCATATCAGAAGCATTATCTGTAGCAGATCTCATCGCTGTCATTCTTGCTCCGAATTCACTTGCTTTCGCATCCAGCAGTGAGCCGTATATTAAGCTTTCTGCATAGTGCGGAAGCATCCTTTCAAGAATAACGGCTGGATTAGGCTCATACAGATAGTCGAGTGTAGGGGTGCTGTCCCCTTCTTTGTCTTCCTTGAATCCGGTCAGTGGAAGAAGCTTCGTCTCTGTCACCTGCTGGCTGATTGCACTGACAAAGTGATTGTAGTGCACATAGATTTCATCAAAGATACCATCAGTAAACATGTTTACTGTAGTTGAGGCGATATTTTTGATATCCGCATATTCAGGCTGATCCGGTAATCCGACAATCTCCTGATATATAGGCATGCCTCTCTTTTTGAAAAAATCACGCCCCATCCGGCCCATAACGATCAAACCGTACTCATCCTGGGAGGAATGGCGTTCCTCAATCAGCTTTAACGTCTGCCTGAGCAGTCCGCTGTTATAGGCACCTGCCAGCCCCCGGTCGGAAGTGATTACAAGATATGCCGTTTTCTTAATCTCATCACGAGCTTCAAGCATAGGATGGGAAGTGCCTTCCCCGCCGCCTGATGCAATGCTGGCAACTACTTCTCTGATTTTCTCAGTATAAGGCATGAACGACTGGGCTTTGTTCTGGGCCCGGTTCAGCTTTGCTGCAGAAACCATTTCCATAGCTTTCGTGATCTGTTTCGTCTTTTTCGTCGAGGTGATCCTCGACTTAATATCTCTTAATGATGCCACCGTACTTCACCACCTTTACTAACGAACACACTTTTTTCTAAGGCTGTATTAAGAATTCTGGTTTGATTTCCGCTTCAGGGCGCGCGCCTTCCGCTCAAATCATCATGATGTCTTAACCAAACCTTTATGAAGAGAGGCCGATCGCCGGACAAGATAGCCGGCAATCTCATCTCTGGTCATTTATCGTGGTATTTATTATGCTGGGCTGAATGTTTTCTTGAAAGCTTCAATAGCACCTTTAATATCCGCATCTTCCGGAAGAGTTCCAGTGTTCTTGATGTGGTCAAGAACTTCGCGGTTATTGTGCTCAAGATAAGTAAACAGTTCAGACTCGAAACGACGTACATCGTCTACTTCAATGTCATCAAGAAGTCCTTTTGTAAGGGCATACAGGATAACAACCTGCTTTTCAACCGGCAGCGGCTGATGGAGTCCCTGCTTAAGTACTTCTACAGTACGTGCACCACGGTTCAGCTTCGCCTGTGTTGCTTTATCTAGGTCAGACCCGAACTGTGCGAATGCTTCCAGCTCACGGTAAGACGCCAGGTCAAGACGCAGCGTACCAGCAACTTTTTTCATTGCTTTGATCTGTGCGGAACCACCTACACGGGATACGGAAAGACCAGCGTTAACGGCCGGGCGTACACCGGAGAAGAACAAGTCAGACTGCAGGAAGATCTGTCCGTCTGTGATGGAAATAACGTTTGTTGGAATATAAGCTGATACGTCACCAGCCTGTGTTTCAATAAACGGAAGGGCTGTTAAAGATCCAGCTCCCTTTGCATCACTGAGCTTAGCTGCTCGTTCAAGCAGACGGGAGTGAAGGTAGAAAACATCCCCTGGGTATGCTTCACGACCTGGAGGACGGCGTAGTAACAAGGAAAGTTCACGGTAGGCAGACGCCTGTTTTGTAAGGTCGTCATAGATAACCAATACATGCTTTCCGTCATACATGAATTCCTCACCCATTGTTACACCGGCATAAGGAGCCAGATATAAAAGCGGTGCAGGCTGAGATGCACTTGCTGTAACAACGATTGTGTAATCCAGTGCTCCGTGCTGGCGAAGCGTGTCAACTACACCTGCAACAGTGGATTCTTTCTGTCCGATTGCTACATAAATACAGATCATGTCCTGATCTTTCTGGTTGATGATTGTATCGATGGCAATTGCCGTTTTACCAGTCTGGCGGTCACCGATAATAAGCTCACGCTGTCCGCGCCCGATAGGAATCAGGGAGTCAATTGCTTTTACCCCTGTCTGCAATGGTTCGTGAACTGATTTACGATCCATAACTCCTGGTGCCGGGCTTTCGATTGGACGGGTTTTAGCCGTTTCAATAGGCCCTTGTCCAT
Protein-coding regions in this window:
- the atpG gene encoding ATP synthase F1 subunit gamma, with the translated sequence MASLRDIKSRITSTKKTKQITKAMEMVSAAKLNRAQNKAQSFMPYTEKIREVVASIASGGGEGTSHPMLEARDEIKKTAYLVITSDRGLAGAYNSGLLRQTLKLIEERHSSQDEYGLIVMGRMGRDFFKKRGMPIYQEIVGLPDQPEYADIKNIASTTVNMFTDGIFDEIYVHYNHFVSAISQQVTETKLLPLTGFKEDKEGDSTPTLDYLYEPNPAVILERMLPHYAESLIYGSLLDAKASEFGARMTAMRSATDNASDMIDELTLKYNRARQAAITQEINEIVGGAAALE
- a CDS encoding F0F1 ATP synthase subunit epsilon, translating into MKTMQANVVTPDGSVFDGQVEMVSVKTTEGELGILPNHLPLVAPLAIGAVRIKADSNVQLIAVSGGFMEVRRDEVNILAESAELPSDIDVARARAAKERAERRLAQAKKDNLDFKRAEMALKRAINRLEISNMGGK
- the atpA gene encoding F0F1 ATP synthase subunit alpha, which codes for MSIRADEISSLIKKQIEGYQSEIEVNDVGTVIRIGDGIAVAHGLENVMAGELLEFSNGVMGMAQNLEENAVGIIILGPYTEIREGDEVRRTGRIMEVPVGEQLLGRVVNSLGQPVDGQGPIETAKTRPIESPAPGVMDRKSVHEPLQTGVKAIDSLIPIGRGQRELIIGDRQTGKTAIAIDTIINQKDQDMICIYVAIGQKESTVAGVVDTLRQHGALDYTIVVTASASQPAPLLYLAPYAGVTMGEEFMYDGKHVLVIYDDLTKQASAYRELSLLLRRPPGREAYPGDVFYLHSRLLERAAKLSDAKGAGSLTALPFIETQAGDVSAYIPTNVISITDGQIFLQSDLFFSGVRPAVNAGLSVSRVGGSAQIKAMKKVAGTLRLDLASYRELEAFAQFGSDLDKATQAKLNRGARTVEVLKQGLHQPLPVEKQVVILYALTKGLLDDIEVDDVRRFESELFTYLEHNNREVLDHIKNTGTLPEDADIKGAIEAFKKTFSPA
- a CDS encoding NADH-quinone oxidoreductase subunit B family protein, coding for MELKGFRETEQYDPRVLEDVNKSVFFTKVEQLKAWSRTRSLWPLTFGLACCAIEMMSTGGSRYDFDRFGVIFRASPRHADVMIVAGTVTAKMAPVLRTLYDQMPEPKWVISMGSCATCGGPYKESYSVLNGVDKIVPVDIYVPGCPPTPPALIDGVELLREKIRREAKGEKVTQG
- a CDS encoding NADH-quinone oxidoreductase subunit C; this encodes MSQEVLDLVTEKVHSFLGEEVLAYEEPEPPEEPPEEEEKPKRKKKEEPKPERPASLNFGQPMIILDTGHWSEELAKMLRDDEELQFDFLSCVTGVDYPEHMEVIYNLYSTVKDHYLYVKVKTPREEPAVASSEPVWKAGDYMEREIYDLMGIEFPGHRNMKRILLADDWEGHPLRKDYVTDKKALGLD
- the atpD gene encoding F0F1 ATP synthase subunit beta; this encodes MNKGRVTQVMGPVVDVQFNRGELPEIYNALKVQHTAQSSGEVDVDLTLEVALHLGDDTVRTIAMASTDGIVRGMEVLDTGKSISVPVGDATLGRVFNVLGENIDLDEPVGADVPRDPIHREAPAYDELSTQTEILETGIKVVDLLAPYVKGGKIGLFGGAGVGKTVLIQELINNIAQEHGGISVFAGVGERTREGNDLYFEMKDSGVINKTAMVFGQMNEPPGARMRVALTGLTMAEHFRDEKGADVLLFIDNIFRFTQAGGEVSALLGRMPSAVGYQPTLATEMGQLQERITSTTKGSVTSIQAIYVPADDYTDPAPATTFAHLDATTNLERKLSEMGIYPAVDPLASTSRALSPEIVGDEHYEVARQVQVTLQKYKELQDIIAILGMDELSEEDKLTVHRARRIQFFLSQNFHVAEQFTGQKGSYVPVKETIRGFKEIIDGKHDDLPEDAFRLVGTIEEVVEKAKQMQ
- a CDS encoding NADH-quinone oxidoreductase subunit D: MSIKTEEMVLNMGPQHPSTHGVFRLKLHVSGETITKAEPVMGYLHRGSEKLAEGFIYTQFIPYTDRLDYLNAMTNNYVYCAGVEKLLGWEIPERAEYLRVITMELNRIASHLVWWGTYLLDIGALSPFLYAFKDREIVLDRLNEISGARMTFNYMRVGGVKWDAPAGWIEKVQETVKQISESIEMFNTLVTGNEIFQSRTIGVGKLTKEQVIDWGLSGPIARASGVNIDLRKTEPYSIYDRFDFDVPVAEEGDAYARYLVRIAEIRESIKIVEQACSQIPAEGDIIHKKGARIMMIKPPAGEAYTRAEASKGEIGVYVVSNGKTKPYRVKLRRPSFVNVAILQDLLVGASIQDVVAIFGSLDVVLGEVDA
- the ndhC gene encoding NADH-quinone oxidoreductase subunit A; protein product: MDLGVYSDYIYIVVFIMLGVALPVGALTFGRLLRPNNPYDKKLSTYESGIDPIGDAQVRYHVAYYLVALEFVIFDIETVFLYPWALALGELGWVGLNGGLIFIAILALGLAYSWKKKVLQWN